In Cryptococcus neoformans var. neoformans B-3501A chromosome 11, whole genome shotgun sequence, the genomic window CGAAAATAACAGCTTCTACCAGTGCACGACGAGTGCGGATCTTGTAGAAAATTTGACGTACTTTTTCCCTGCTCTGGTATTCAAATTTGAGATGAACATGAGCTTTTTTTTCATGATCATTCATTTATTTAATAATCGTTCAACGAACTATTATATTACGTAGGAAGGTCGCGTCTTGACCAGCTTTCAATTGTCACGTGACCTGAGTGTGCTTATTATGGTGACGGAATGACATGCCAATCAAGCTTCGGCATCCGGCCGTCCACGTCATGAAGATGCGGTGCAACTGTTTATCTTCCACTCTTTCCCACAAACTATTCGTATTCTTCTGTTCATTCTCAACTTCCATCTCTTACAGAACAACATCAATGGGTCTCGCTTCTAAACTTGCAGCTTCTCACAACCAGGCTGGCGTCGGCGCTGGGGCCGCTCCCGCGGGTGCCCCCTCCCAGCAAGctcctcagcagcagcagtatggtcaacagcaacagcaatACGGTGCTCCCCAGCAGCAATTCCCCACTCCGCAGACTTACGGTGCTcctcagcagcaacaaTATCCTCCCCCCTCCAGTGCTCCTCCAGTCCCTGGTAGCAGGTGAGTCATCTTTCATTTGACGCCCGGGTTCCCGCTGATTATTTCCATTATACAGGCCTGCCGCAGCTCCCACGCAAGGACAGTACGCTTCTACGCCTTCCCAGTATGGCCAGGCGCCTGGCCAGCCTCAATCTCAATACGGCCAACAGGCTGGGCAGTACGGTCAGCCTCAGTCTCAATATGGCCAACAACCTGGTCAATACGGTCAGCCTCAATCCCAACAACCTGGTCAATACGGTCAGCCTCAATCCCAGTACGGCCAACAAGCCGGCCAATACGGCCAGCAGCAAGGACAACAACAGGGCCAATACGGTCAGCTTCCTTCCCAACAGTATGGCCAGCAGCCTCCAGCCTACGGCGCACCCGGTACTggtgctcctcctcctccttccgGACCTGCCGGTGCCAACAACTCCAACCCTCAATACTTGCTCAGTCTCTTGCAACAGTGTGTTCAGGACGTGAGTGACTCGTCCTATGTGTTGGACTGTATATTTACAACCAACTCTAATACAGCAAAATCTCCAAGCTTTCTACCCTCCTGGTTCTCTTGAGCCCATTGCTCAGCGTGTTGCGCAATCTGGCGCGCTAAACAAAATTGCCCAGGAATGGAGGCTCCCTTTGGAACTTGCTTCTGATCTCGTCAAGCTCTCATTATTCGATGTAATCCTTTACATTGATGACTCCGGTTCCATGGCTTTCGAGGTATGTTTCCTTGCTTAGGTGCTGCAAGACAAGACTGACGGTAAACTAGGGTGGCGGTGAACGTATTGATGATCTCAAGCTGTGAGTCTATGCCTATCTTAAAGAGTCTATTAGCTTTGGCTAACCCACTATCATAGCATTCTTTCGCGCGTGGCTTTCGCCACCTCGCTCTTCGACCACGATGGTATTCAGGTCCGAATGATGAACTCTCGAGTCGAGGGCAACGGTATTACCAGTGAAGCCCAAGCCCTCCAGCTTATCCAGCAAATCAAGTTTTCTGGTTTGACGCCTCTTGGAACCTCGTTATGGCAGAAGATTCTTCAACCCTTGGTCCTCGCCCCTGCCCAACAAGGGAGGTTGCAAAAACCCGTTGTTGTCGTCAGTAAGTTCTGGCCCTAATTTTAGCGGATTGAGGCGCGAGGCTGATGGATTTTAGCTATCACTGACGGTTCTCCTGCTGGTGAACCTAAGGAGGAAATCTTCAACGTCATCCTTCGAGCTGATGCCGAACTTAAGCGATCTCGTTACGGTCCCGATGCTGTCTCGTACCGTGAGTCTGTCACATACCGGTCTTATTGTTACCATGTTAACCATTTCATTTGGCAATCAACAGAATTCGCTCAAGTCGGTGACGATCTCAAGGCCCAAAAATTCCTCGAAGAGCTCGACAACCATCCTGTCATCGGTAGTCTCGTGGATTGCACTTCCAACTTCGAGGCGgagcaggaagagatgatgaggaagagcggTGTCAACCTTGACCCAAGCATGTGGATCGTTAAGCTCTTGATGGGTCCTATTGACACCAGCTACGATACCAAGGGTaagttttttctttccttcttctgtaGGTGATGGGAGAAGGTCTTTGAGCAACCGCTCCACCCCGAGTGGGTTATACTCGCGTTCTGATTAATTTCACTCTGCCAAAGGATTTATGTTCTGAGCGAGATTTAGACGCTTGAGTTACTCGTGAGGGTGGAGCTGACCTTTCCTCCTGATCATCTTACAGATGAAAGGAACCGCTACAAGTTTCAAAACTAACTTTGTCATGACAGACGAGTAAACCCACACGGGAATCTCAATGTGAGCAGCCAATGTTGggttgaaagaggagaataTTTGAAGTAAATTTTAAGGGGATTACGCACACGATTGATCCCGGATATCAACGATTGGGCAGTGTGGAATAATGTCTGAGGGAATGCAATGCGGCTGGGACGGTCTGGTACATGTAGCTATATGCCCGATGGCTTAAAAACAGACATCATAATGACCGCTTGGCTTTTATTATTGTCTATATGTTATGTAGGGCCGGTCCGTCTAAGTGCAAATGTGCATGAGCAACTTCTTGTAATCACTTTCCTGGCTCAATTTTATGGAGCAGACTCATTCATTAGATACTTCAGATTTAGCGCGCCCACGGTGCCTTAGTACCCGCATCCGTTCCTTTACCCTCGTTTttatctcctctttcttctacATTCGGCACATCCTCGCCCCAACACCATCCCCCTACCCAAATACCCTGTACCACAACCCTCTTACCAACCACCTCTCCTAaaaacatcttcttcaaacctCCATGCGGCTTTACCCAATTGGGCATCTGGGACAAGGAATACAGTAATGGAGAGTGCtcggagaaggaggcgcCAAACTTGAAAAGCGtgagatggtggagggagagggTATAGAGGTCGGTTATGGGTGCAGAAGGAGGCGAGGTGGCAGATGGGTGATGGGAGAGAGCCAGTGATAATGAAGCTGAAGGAGTGAGGTTTGAGCCTAGAAGTTGAGCCGAGCCGAAGAGGTAGCTAGATGTTTGTATTAGCCAAAATGTGTGGTAGAATGAAGATGTAGAGACATACGGTAAGAAACAATAATCATCTAAGCCCCATACTCCATGTGACCCTGCAGGTTCTAGGTTGTACGTCTTCTGCAGAAAAGTTGTTAATTCAAGGTACCTAAAACCAGCCTGGTCAGCATAACTCGAGCTGCAACAGCATTCAGTGAAGATTCACCTAGTGAACACTCTCAAAATCAAttcgtcctcctcttcctcagtCCCATTGTCACCGCCAACCCATCCAGGGACGACACAGCACCATAAGCCGAGTACAAACGCGAGCTCGTGACCCGTCCCATAATCCAGTCTCGTCGGGTGTCCGAAAGCATGAGAGTTGATAAATAATGGAAGCAATTGAGAACGAAGGTTGGAAGGGATATCCCATGAATCAATCAGCGGGGGTAATCTCTACCATCCATGTTAGTGGAAATCTTATGCGAAAAGCAGCGCACCTCTTGTAGCAGTTTATTGTATGTCCTGAATGCAAGATTGCCAAACCTCTGATTGGATTGCGGCTGAGGAGTTGCATCTTCTACCCAGCTAGTCATTTGATCCAGCATATTCATAAGGCTTCGTATTCCCTACCGAGGAAAACCCGTCAGCCTTGTTTTGAATGGCTTTGAGTTAGCTTACATGTGCACTATGGTCAAATGGACCTCTTAtgatctctttccctttcaatCGGTCACATCTCCTTTTTATCCAGGCCCAAAAATACTGAAAACCGGGTGAGCTTTGCCACCTTGACACAATAGCATCATTTGTGAGGCATGGTCGAGGCGGAGCTGGGTCTGAGGGGATGTGGACGGCTCTTGAACTGGAAGCTTCAGGTTGCGGGGGCTGGGTGTGGGGTTGCATCTCTCTGTTGTTAATCCTCTaacttggagaagatgttgagTGCGTGAATAATGAAAGTGATGCCCTATGTATTCAAAATGTTGACAGAGTAGAATACAAAAGGAATCATATCCACAAAATATGCGTTCGTCACTTGCGCCCTGCTGGTTGCTGGACAGAGTTGCATTCTCAAGATAAAACAGTGACGTCACTCAGCGATAATGGAAAAGGCCAAAAGACGGATGACAGAGTGTACGTATGTACATATACCGCGCGCTCAGTCATCTTCTGCAACGAAAGCTTCCCAGTTTCGATTACCTTGGATTACCCCCTGATTGAAGGATAACACACGTATTGAGTCAAGATGAAAGTAAGAACGACTGCAGGCTGTTCTAGACGTCCATGATCAAAACTCCTATAGTATGCCATTCATGTCTCGCCGCATCCATTACGCGGATGTCTATGTGTCTCTTGACTTAGCCATTGAGGTCGATGGATCGGGACTGGCTGAATTTGAGTTTGGTTTGAACCCGCTCAAATACTAAACTAGCTATCAGCTCCTCCTGTCCGTCAATCAGTACAAAAGCGATCTTGGCTTACTCTTTTGTAGAAGCCGAAATGACCCGGCAAGTCCTCCGCTCCTTCCTTGAATTCTTCGTGGTCCTCAAACATTGGGGgctcaccatcatcaagtGCGGTCTTCTCCATTGTAATTAACTATCTCAGCTCGTCAGTGTAATGTTCGAAAATATAATGAACGAACATGACGCACTCGTCTACCCCACTTTCCAAAATCCTGCACACTTCCATCCCCGATCTTTAATTCCCTCATTCCTTCTACTTTAGGGATATCGATCTCGTCATAATCCTCATTAACGGttggcaagaagaaaactAAACGGCCTTTGGGCACAAGGATCCATCGCGCAAGGAGAATCAGGTCGAGAGTGAGGTTGGCTAGTTCGTAAGGGCGAGAAGGGGGGATATAGTCAGACCGTCTGGAAAATGAAGTCAGTATACCTATGTAATGcttgatggaagagataaCAACGTACTCGTGAGAGTAGGTACCATCAGGTAATTGATACGGCTCTTCCCTCAAAGgcttctttccctccttgCGACCGAGACGCTTTGCACCTGCTCTAACGCCATCTACCAGCACGCACCATTAGTGTCGGGTAATCGAACAAAGGATACGACATACAAGGAGGGTCTGTAATGATAGCATCAATCCATCCACCCCGACGAATGGGACCTCGAGTGACATCGAAAATATAGAAGTCCAGGAATTTATCCTGGAGTCCGTATTGCTCAGCAGCACGAAGAATTCCGGGCTTGAttcctttgcccttctcTAATGATGTTGTCAGTTCAGGCAATTGGAAGCCAGAATCGATCAACCTACTTTTGCCTCGGATTTGTCTGCCATCAATATCTGAACCCATAACATAAGCTCCGAATTGCGCGACTGCGTATAGCATAGAACCGGTTCCAACAAAGGGATCATAGATGAGTTTTCCCGGGGCAGGCTACAAGAATACCATTAGCCTGCCATGAGGAATTCCAAGCGATCACTCACTAGGGCTTGGTTAGCCATAAGGAATCCCATCTGTGCCTCCATGGAGGTGTTGCCGTAGTATGCTCGAGTTTTGACGGAGTGAGAGATAATCAACTGCCTAGCTCGACCGTTTCCGATCTAGCTCGGTGAGAGGCAGTTCACAGATCACTTTAGAAATGAAGCTTACCTTTCGACCAAAGTAAACTCGGTGAAACTTGCCATCTCGCGCAAGGCGTTGCTCGGGGGTGTTAGCGGCGACCCAATCGTCTGATGCGCTCTGTCAATCTAATATGACGCAAAAGGCAATGAGAACAACTCACAATCCTCGTAAACAATGAATTCCACTTCTGGATTTTTTAACCTGATCTTGCCTTCTAAACCAGTGTATTTAAACGAGTTGATAGTTTCTCTGTGCAGGTCAATCAGCAACATAATCTATATCTTAAATTACGAAATGACTGAACTTACATTTGTCGAGGCTCAGGGATGGAGTGGTGAGCACTTTCAATGATAACcttgaaggaagagtgTTTGTAAGGATCCAGCACATGGAGCTTTGATTTCAGCTGCGCATGAAGCTCGTCATAAGTTGCGCCTTCTGCGTAGACTTCAGCTGCAGAGCTACAACGGCAGTCAGCGTTGCTctcaaaaaaaaaaaagaccaAGGCAGTAAGGTTTACAGCACCAAGGCAGTAAGGCTTACAGCACTAATGTCTCCCTGTCCAAAATTTTCTCCATatcgtcatctttttcCAGCTCTATCACAAGTAATCCTCGGGTTTTATCCTCTGACACAAATCGAATGGGAAAGCCGAAGACTTGCGATATGGAAAGAAGCGATGGGAGCCGGAACGTCTTGTGGTCTATGACCAGTCGGAGGGCATAAAGGGGCATGCTTGGGTCTTGCAGCGAAATTTAAGACTGAAGTATCGGGAAAGAGCAAGTTGTACAGTGTTCTGTTCCGATTTTTGCCAACTTTTTTGGACGCCAACAACGAAGAGACAGAAATGTAAAC contains:
- a CDS encoding hypothetical protein (Match to ESTs gb|CF186023.1|CF186023, gb|CF191509.1|CF191509, gb|CF190173.1|CF190173), which translates into the protein MGLASKLAASHNQAGVGAGAAPAGAPSQQAPQQQQYGQQQQQYGAPQQQFPTPQTYGAPQQQQYPPPSSAPPVPGSRPAAAPTQGQYASTPSQYGQAPGQPQSQYGQQAGQYGQPQSQYGQQPGQYGQPQSQQPGQYGQPQSQYGQQAGQYGQQQGQQQGQYGQLPSQQYGQQPPAYGAPGTGAPPPPSGPAGANNSNPQYLLSLLQQCVQDQNLQAFYPPGSLEPIAQRVAQSGALNKIAQEWRLPLELASDLVKLSLFDVILYIDDSGSMAFEGGGERIDDLKLILSRVAFATSLFDHDGIQVRMMNSRVEGNGITSEAQALQLIQQIKFSGLTPLGTSLWQKILQPLVLAPAQQGRLQKPVVVVTITDGSPAGEPKEEIFNVILRADAELKRSRYGPDAVSYQFAQVGDDLKAQKFLEELDNHPVIGSLVDCTSNFEAEQEEMMRKSGVNLDPSMWIVKLLMGPIDTSYDTKDERNRYKFQN
- a CDS encoding hypothetical protein (HMMPfam hit to PTPA, Phosphotyrosyl phosphate activator (PTPA) protein, score: 133.0, E(): 6.7e-37); protein product: MQPHTQPPQPEASSSRAVHIPSDPAPPRPCLTNDAIVSRWQSSPGFQYFWAWIKRRCDRLKGKEIIRGPFDHSAHGIRSLMNMLDQMTSWVEDATPQPQSNQRFGNLAFRTYNKLLQERLPPLIDSWDIPSNLRSQLLPLFINSHAFGHPTRLDYGTGHELAFVLGLWCCVVPGWVGGDNGTEEEEDELILRVFTRYLELTTFLQKTYNLEPAGSHGVWGLDDYCFLPYLFGSAQLLGSNLTPSASLSLALSHHPSATSPPSAPITDLYTLSLHHLTLFKFGASFSEHSPLLYSLSQMPNWVKPHGGLKKMFLGEVVGKRVVVQGIWVGGWCWGEDVPNVEERGDKNEGKGTDAGTKAPWAR
- a CDS encoding hypothetical protein (HMMPfam hit to UPF0020, Putative RNA methylase family UPF0020, score: 18.5, E(): 2.1e-08); translated protein: MPLYALRLVIDHKTFRLPSLLSISQVFGFPIRFVSEDKTRGLLVIELEKDDDMEKILDRETLVLSAAEVYAEGATYDELHAQLKSKLHVLDPYKHSSFKVIIESAHHSIPEPRQIETINSFKYTGLEGKIRLKNPEVEFIVYEDYDWVAANTPEQRLARDGKFHRVYFGRKIGNGRARQLIISHSVKTRAYYGNTSMEAQMGFLMANQALPAPGKLIYDPFVGTGSMLYAVAQFGAYVMGSDIDGRQIRGKKKGKGIKPGILRAAEQYGLQDKFLDFYIFDVTRGPIRRGGWIDAIITDPPYGVRAGAKRLGRKEGKKPLREEPYQLPDGTYSHERSDYIPPSRPYELANLTLDLILLARWILVPKGRLVFFLPTVNEDYDEIDIPKVEGMRELKIGDGSVQDFGKWGRRLITMEKTALDDGEPPMFEDHEEFKEGAEDLPGHFGFYKRYLSGFKPNSNSASPDPSTSMAKSRDT